One window from the genome of Natronomonas pharaonis DSM 2160 encodes:
- a CDS encoding redoxin domain-containing protein: MIREGETAPDFALPGVERGEPDVYELFRPIENGDAVLLWFVPSPFVPTATAELAAINRAGWHDCEGLQVWVVSMESIYAAAAYADDHGFPMAFLGDGASAADYYGVKQDEWEGHYNVPERAAFFIDDDWTVEAAWRRADAFERPSPSPVEVVAASVAEHVPAATADVSVEYDECFGG; this comes from the coding sequence ATGATACGCGAAGGCGAGACTGCGCCGGATTTCGCACTCCCGGGGGTCGAGCGTGGCGAGCCCGATGTCTACGAGCTGTTCCGGCCCATCGAGAACGGCGATGCGGTCCTACTGTGGTTCGTGCCGTCGCCGTTCGTGCCGACGGCAACCGCCGAGCTCGCCGCCATCAACCGAGCCGGCTGGCACGACTGCGAGGGATTGCAGGTGTGGGTCGTCTCGATGGAGAGCATCTACGCCGCCGCGGCGTACGCCGACGACCACGGGTTTCCGATGGCGTTTCTCGGAGACGGAGCCAGCGCGGCTGACTACTATGGCGTCAAGCAAGACGAGTGGGAAGGCCACTACAACGTCCCCGAGCGGGCCGCCTTCTTCATCGACGACGACTGGACTGTCGAGGCGGCATGGCGGAGAGCAGACGCCTTCGAGCGTCCGTCCCCATCGCCGGTCGAAGTGGTCGCAGCATCCGTCGCCGAGCATGTGCCGGCGGCAACGGCCGATGTGAGCGTCGAGTACGATGAGTGCTTCGGCGGGTGA
- a CDS encoding CbiX/SirB N-terminal domain-containing protein: MQALVIVAHGSHLNPDASTPTYDHADTIRETGVFDEVQTAFWKEEPSFREALRTVESDEVYVVPLFISEGYFTEEVIPRELRLDGWETAEWDSDGTSATHATLTAADVDKTVHYCGPVGTHDAMTDVVVRRAETVTDDPGVGDGFGLAVVGHGTERNENSAKAIEYHADRVAEMDRFDEVKALFMDEDPEIDDVTDFFETDDIVVVPLFVADGYHTQEDIPEDMGLTDDYRTGWETPADVDGHHIWYAGAVGTEGLMADVIIERAADAGADVGDAIEEVRRRTKVATTDVNASAGD; the protein is encoded by the coding sequence ATGCAAGCGCTCGTCATCGTCGCCCACGGGTCGCATCTGAACCCTGACGCGAGCACGCCGACCTACGACCACGCCGACACGATACGCGAAACTGGCGTGTTCGACGAGGTACAGACCGCCTTCTGGAAAGAGGAGCCGTCCTTCCGGGAGGCGCTCCGAACCGTCGAAAGCGACGAGGTCTACGTCGTCCCGCTTTTCATTTCTGAAGGGTACTTCACCGAGGAGGTCATCCCTCGCGAACTCCGCTTGGACGGCTGGGAGACCGCCGAATGGGACTCCGACGGCACGAGCGCCACCCACGCGACGCTGACCGCCGCCGATGTCGACAAGACCGTTCATTACTGTGGCCCGGTCGGTACCCACGACGCGATGACCGATGTCGTCGTCCGACGCGCCGAAACCGTCACCGACGACCCCGGTGTCGGCGACGGGTTCGGGCTGGCGGTCGTCGGCCACGGCACCGAGCGCAACGAAAACTCCGCGAAGGCAATCGAGTATCACGCCGACCGAGTCGCCGAGATGGACCGTTTCGACGAGGTGAAAGCGCTGTTCATGGACGAAGACCCCGAAATCGACGACGTGACCGACTTCTTCGAGACCGACGACATCGTCGTCGTCCCGCTGTTCGTTGCGGACGGCTATCACACCCAGGAGGATATCCCCGAAGACATGGGACTGACCGACGACTACCGGACCGGCTGGGAGACACCAGCCGACGTCGACGGCCATCACATCTGGTATGCCGGTGCCGTTGGCACCGAGGGGCTCATGGCCGATGTCATTATCGAGCGTGCCGCCGACGCCGGCGCGGATGTCGGCGACGCCATCGAGGAAGTCCGCCGCCGTACCAAGGTCGCAACCACAGACGTAAACGCCAGTGCGGGTGACTGA
- a CDS encoding DR2241 family protein yields MNDDQLAALVAAADDGVDCDGLVVERTEAGYRFETPGTTHEELSEAAFRDVAAENPWFVSNWYYWRARDRPESEVSFLRWLESADDRSVPERYEGFAADGLNASWGQLHIDIGLGDDGHRVYTLRNEADASADTEALAVHTDPLDARHLVKHDNDGRFRPLKTAPTLPTGWAFVDLDGRALAETVEYIYPATIANWHLERQGDLDVSHWRETMERQSGIYSVIKTWDRGEGYEHVNWVAEACCDDSQCLKRREWQYDDETDLDVDGGDGEFPCREPCSLVVTAARKWTKLEGEQSQTYEFELTPSEKEQVEEIIDAVADGEADDIREADIYEGANRYRARFLRAKRFDDDGRFCGVPTDDT; encoded by the coding sequence GTGAACGACGACCAACTTGCGGCGCTCGTCGCGGCGGCCGACGACGGCGTCGATTGTGACGGCCTCGTTGTCGAACGAACCGAAGCGGGCTACCGATTTGAGACGCCCGGGACAACCCACGAGGAACTCTCGGAAGCAGCATTTCGGGATGTCGCCGCCGAGAACCCGTGGTTCGTCTCGAACTGGTATTACTGGCGTGCGCGCGACCGGCCGGAAAGTGAGGTTAGCTTCCTCCGATGGCTGGAATCGGCCGACGACCGCTCGGTTCCCGAGCGGTACGAAGGGTTCGCCGCCGACGGTCTCAACGCCTCGTGGGGCCAACTCCACATCGACATCGGACTCGGCGACGACGGCCATCGAGTTTACACGCTCCGCAACGAGGCCGATGCCAGCGCCGACACGGAGGCGCTTGCGGTGCATACGGACCCGCTGGACGCCCGGCACCTCGTCAAGCACGACAACGACGGCCGGTTCCGGCCGCTGAAGACCGCGCCGACGCTACCGACCGGCTGGGCCTTCGTCGACCTTGATGGCCGCGCGCTCGCCGAGACTGTCGAGTACATCTACCCGGCGACGATAGCCAACTGGCATCTCGAACGGCAGGGCGACCTCGATGTCAGCCACTGGCGGGAGACGATGGAACGACAGTCCGGCATCTACAGCGTCATCAAGACGTGGGACCGTGGCGAGGGGTACGAACACGTAAACTGGGTCGCCGAAGCCTGCTGTGACGACAGCCAGTGTCTCAAGCGCCGCGAGTGGCAGTACGACGACGAGACCGACCTCGATGTCGACGGCGGGGACGGCGAATTCCCGTGTCGGGAGCCCTGTTCGCTCGTCGTTACTGCCGCCCGCAAATGGACGAAACTCGAAGGCGAACAGTCACAGACCTACGAGTTCGAACTCACGCCGAGCGAGAAAGAACAGGTCGAAGAAATCATCGACGCCGTCGCCGACGGCGAGGCCGACGACATCCGAGAAGCGGATATCTACGAGGGAGCAAACCGCTATCGGGCGCGGTTCCTGCGCGCAAAGCGGTTCGACGACGACGGACGGTTCTGTGGCGTCCCGACAGACGATACGTAG
- a CDS encoding class 1 fructose-bisphosphatase: MADAIDDIVDVVVSTAPDVRDGLTGRRVYEADENPSGERQLEADVYADELLEARLLDVDAVGSYASEERESVIEADEGGRYHVAADPLDGSSNLKSNNTMGTLFGVYEEPLPAAGDALVAAGYVLYGPITTLITARDGTVTESVIDEDGTRTVVTDDLTLPSDPVVYGFGGRVPNWTPAFADYVESVASELKLRYGGAMIGDVNQVLTYGGVFGYPGLEDRPEGKLRLLFEGHPIAAIVEAAGGASSDGDGSLLKKEPEQLHERTPLFVGNDEYIERLEAALP, from the coding sequence ATGGCAGACGCCATCGACGATATCGTCGACGTCGTCGTCTCGACGGCACCGGACGTGCGCGACGGCCTCACGGGCCGCCGCGTCTACGAGGCGGACGAGAACCCCTCCGGAGAGCGGCAGCTCGAAGCCGACGTGTACGCCGACGAACTCCTCGAAGCGCGGCTCCTCGATGTCGACGCCGTCGGCAGCTACGCCAGCGAGGAGCGGGAGTCGGTTATCGAGGCTGACGAGGGAGGCCGCTACCACGTCGCTGCCGACCCGCTTGATGGCTCCTCGAACCTCAAATCCAACAACACGATGGGGACGCTCTTCGGCGTCTACGAGGAGCCGCTGCCGGCCGCCGGCGACGCGCTTGTCGCCGCCGGCTACGTCCTCTATGGGCCGATTACCACGCTCATCACCGCCCGTGATGGAACGGTCACCGAGTCAGTCATCGACGAGGACGGCACCCGTACGGTCGTCACGGATGACCTGACGCTGCCGTCGGACCCAGTTGTCTACGGCTTCGGCGGCCGCGTCCCGAACTGGACGCCCGCCTTCGCCGACTACGTCGAGTCGGTCGCCTCGGAGCTGAAGCTCCGGTACGGCGGCGCGATGATCGGCGACGTGAACCAGGTGCTCACCTACGGCGGCGTCTTCGGCTATCCCGGCCTCGAAGACCGCCCCGAGGGGAAGCTCCGGCTGCTGTTCGAGGGCCACCCCATCGCCGCCATCGTCGAGGCCGCCGGCGGAGCCTCCTCCGACGGAGACGGCTCGCTGCTCAAAAAAGAGCCGGAACAGCTTCACGAACGGACGCCGCTTTTTGTCGGCAACGACGAGTACATCGAGCGGCTTGAGGCGGCGCTGCCGTAG
- a CDS encoding class I fructose-bisphosphate aldolase produces MIPIDDTPLCRDGKALILAYDHGLEHGPVDFKDVPESADPERTFEAATHPAVTSVAVQKGVAEAYYPSYEDDVDLMVKLNGTSNLWMGEPDSAVNCSVDYAAELGASSVGFTLYGGSNKEVEMAEEFRDVHEAARDHGLPTVMWSYPRGQGLKNDTKPSTIAYAARLALELGADIAKVKHPGSKSAMEDAVRMAGKTKVVMSGGSKTTDREFLESVKQTIDAGGKGLAVGRNVWQRENPTRILDALEAVIFEEASVDEALDAAE; encoded by the coding sequence ATGATTCCGATCGACGACACCCCGCTGTGTCGGGACGGGAAGGCACTCATCCTCGCCTACGACCACGGCCTCGAACACGGTCCGGTCGATTTCAAGGATGTCCCTGAAAGCGCCGACCCCGAGCGCACGTTCGAAGCGGCTACCCACCCCGCAGTCACCTCCGTTGCCGTCCAGAAGGGCGTCGCCGAAGCGTACTATCCGAGCTACGAAGACGACGTCGACCTGATGGTCAAGCTCAACGGCACCTCCAACCTCTGGATGGGCGAGCCCGACTCGGCGGTCAACTGCTCTGTCGACTACGCTGCCGAACTCGGCGCTTCGTCCGTCGGCTTCACGCTGTACGGCGGTTCGAACAAGGAAGTCGAGATGGCCGAGGAGTTCCGCGACGTCCACGAGGCCGCCCGCGACCACGGCCTACCGACCGTCATGTGGTCGTACCCGCGCGGGCAGGGGCTGAAAAACGACACCAAGCCCTCGACGATTGCGTACGCGGCGCGGCTGGCGCTGGAACTCGGCGCTGACATCGCGAAGGTCAAACACCCCGGCTCGAAGTCGGCAATGGAGGATGCCGTCCGGATGGCGGGCAAGACGAAGGTCGTCATGTCCGGCGGTTCGAAAACCACCGACCGCGAATTCCTCGAAAGCGTCAAGCAGACCATCGACGCCGGCGGCAAGGGGCTGGCAGTTGGCCGAAACGTCTGGCAGCGGGAGAACCCGACCCGCATCCTCGACGCGCTTGAAGCGGTCATCTTCGAGGAAGCAAGCGTCGACGAGGCGCTTGACGCCGCCGAGTAA
- a CDS encoding acyl-CoA dehydrogenase, with product MDFALTAEQRQIKDMVSEFVDEEVVPVADELDKNDEFPWDLVDELAELGLMGMPFPEEYGGAGLDYHAYPAALEEIARGSGGLGTIVAAHISLAGNMVYKFGNDEQKEEYLTPLAQGEEIGAFALSEAGAGSDVPAMGTTAEKDGDEYVINGDKLWISNGSVADTVTVFAKTDPEAGNKGISSFIVRPDTDDGFYVEGTEDKLGDKGCPTAELRFDDLRIPESRLLGDEGRGFVQALKTLNGGRITIAARSVGIAQAALDEAADYAQDREQFDQPISDFQAIQHKLADMDTKTRAARLLMHDAADKKIRGESFAKEAAQAKLYASEVSREVANEGIQIHGGYGYTKDFPAERFYRDAKLNEIYEGTSEVLRNTIAAQLLEN from the coding sequence ATGGACTTCGCGCTCACAGCCGAGCAACGACAAATCAAGGACATGGTCTCGGAGTTCGTCGACGAAGAGGTCGTTCCTGTCGCGGATGAACTCGACAAGAACGACGAGTTCCCGTGGGACCTCGTCGACGAACTCGCCGAACTCGGCCTGATGGGGATGCCGTTCCCCGAGGAGTACGGCGGTGCCGGCCTCGACTATCACGCCTATCCGGCCGCGCTAGAGGAAATCGCCCGCGGCTCCGGTGGCCTCGGCACCATCGTCGCCGCCCACATCTCGCTGGCCGGCAACATGGTCTACAAGTTCGGCAATGACGAACAGAAAGAGGAGTACCTGACGCCGCTGGCGCAGGGCGAAGAAATCGGTGCGTTTGCGCTTTCGGAGGCGGGTGCGGGAAGTGACGTTCCCGCCATGGGGACGACCGCCGAAAAAGACGGCGACGAGTACGTTATCAACGGCGACAAACTCTGGATTTCCAACGGCTCTGTCGCTGACACGGTCACGGTGTTCGCCAAGACCGACCCCGAGGCCGGCAACAAGGGCATCTCGTCGTTCATCGTTCGGCCCGACACGGACGACGGCTTCTACGTCGAAGGTACCGAAGACAAGCTCGGCGACAAAGGCTGTCCGACCGCCGAACTCCGTTTCGATGACCTCCGCATCCCCGAGTCCCGGCTCCTCGGCGATGAGGGACGAGGGTTCGTGCAAGCGCTGAAGACGCTCAACGGCGGCCGTATCACCATCGCCGCCCGCTCTGTCGGCATCGCACAGGCCGCCCTCGACGAGGCCGCAGACTACGCACAGGACCGCGAGCAGTTCGACCAGCCGATTTCCGACTTCCAGGCCATCCAGCACAAGCTGGCTGACATGGATACGAAGACGCGCGCGGCGCGGCTGCTCATGCACGACGCCGCCGACAAGAAGATTCGTGGCGAGAGCTTCGCAAAGGAGGCCGCACAGGCGAAGCTCTACGCGTCGGAGGTTTCCCGTGAAGTGGCAAACGAGGGCATCCAGATCCACGGCGGCTACGGCTACACCAAAGACTTCCCCGCCGAGCGGTTCTACCGCGACGCCAAGCTGAACGAAATCTACGAGGGCACGAGCGAAGTGCTCCGCAACACCATCGCCGCTCAGCTGCTGGAAAACTAA
- the nirK gene encoding copper-containing nitrite reductase, producing MTQNTNPNRRTFLKAAGAGGAFLLAGCVGNEGEPTDESTPEPAPQQAGLDPAQSVDTDRIAADPRDIPDPVDWDEPRHHEIEIATTEEIAEVEPGVTFQYMTFGGQVPGPMVRVREGDTINLTLTNESESAMPHNIDFHATYGPGGGADDTTIGPGESATIEFQAMYPGIHVYHCAVPNMDHHISAGMFGAILVEPEDGLPEVDHEFYFGQHELYTEGQAGEEGHHGFDFDSMRAEDPTYVCLNGEAYAFTGNGYGPMTVDKGDTVRVFFASGGPNLTSSVHPIGNVMSRYYRDGDLLSEPDRNIETAPVAPGTVAAWEMETPVPGPIKIVDHALSRVVRKGMMGVIEVEGELEPDIYNPDP from the coding sequence ATGACCCAAAACACAAACCCCAACCGACGAACGTTCCTGAAGGCGGCCGGCGCCGGCGGAGCCTTCCTGCTTGCAGGCTGTGTCGGCAACGAGGGCGAACCGACCGACGAGTCGACGCCGGAACCGGCACCACAGCAAGCGGGGCTGGACCCGGCACAGTCTGTCGACACCGACCGCATCGCTGCGGACCCCCGAGACATCCCCGACCCGGTTGATTGGGACGAGCCGCGACACCACGAAATCGAGATAGCGACAACCGAAGAAATCGCGGAGGTTGAGCCGGGCGTCACCTTCCAATACATGACGTTCGGCGGGCAGGTCCCCGGCCCGATGGTGCGGGTCCGAGAGGGTGATACAATCAACCTCACCCTCACAAACGAGTCCGAGAGCGCGATGCCGCACAACATCGACTTCCACGCGACGTACGGTCCTGGCGGCGGAGCCGACGACACAACCATCGGTCCCGGCGAGTCGGCAACGATCGAGTTCCAGGCGATGTACCCCGGCATCCACGTCTACCACTGTGCGGTCCCGAACATGGACCACCACATCAGCGCCGGGATGTTCGGTGCCATCCTCGTCGAACCCGAAGACGGCCTGCCGGAGGTCGACCACGAGTTCTACTTCGGCCAGCACGAACTCTACACCGAGGGTCAGGCCGGCGAGGAGGGACATCACGGATTCGACTTCGACTCGATGCGAGCCGAGGACCCGACCTACGTCTGTCTCAACGGCGAGGCATACGCCTTCACCGGAAACGGCTACGGGCCGATGACCGTCGATAAGGGCGACACCGTCCGGGTGTTCTTCGCCAGCGGCGGCCCGAACCTCACCTCGTCGGTCCACCCCATCGGCAACGTCATGTCGCGGTACTACCGCGACGGCGACCTGCTGTCGGAGCCGGACCGCAACATCGAGACCGCCCCGGTCGCCCCCGGGACGGTTGCCGCTTGGGAGATGGAGACGCCGGTTCCCGGCCCGATCAAGATCGTCGACCACGCCCTCTCGCGTGTCGTCCGCAAGGGCATGATGGGCGTCATCGAAGTCGAGGGCGAGCTCGAACCGGACATCTACAACCCGGACCCGTAA
- a CDS encoding plastocyanin/azurin family copper-binding protein — MHTTPTRRTVVRTAAAAAGLAVAGCLDSEPDEAPEEAPEKAPDDRPTNAGELGTPTDEMTVLIHSQPWPEFEPQIIHVTPGTTVEWLVETGRHDVTAYHGDNHPPHRVPEETEPWASDHLPGPGATYERTFDTEGVYDYVDTQEVCISHEIAGNVGRVVVGWPDPDAEPALEPLSEAARADLPSQVVNALEMFNEETRPVLAAGPDGA; from the coding sequence ATGCACACTACTCCGACACGGCGGACGGTCGTTCGCACCGCGGCGGCAGCCGCAGGCCTCGCAGTTGCCGGCTGTCTCGATAGCGAGCCGGACGAAGCGCCGGAGGAGGCTCCGGAAAAGGCACCGGATGACCGTCCGACAAACGCCGGCGAACTCGGCACACCGACCGACGAGATGACGGTGCTGATACACTCCCAGCCGTGGCCGGAGTTCGAACCCCAAATCATCCACGTCACGCCGGGGACAACCGTTGAGTGGCTCGTTGAGACGGGCCGCCACGACGTAACCGCCTATCACGGGGACAACCACCCGCCGCACCGTGTCCCGGAGGAGACGGAGCCGTGGGCGAGTGACCACCTTCCTGGTCCGGGAGCGACATACGAGCGGACCTTCGACACCGAAGGTGTCTACGACTACGTCGACACACAGGAGGTCTGTATCTCCCACGAGATAGCCGGCAACGTCGGTCGTGTCGTGGTCGGGTGGCCCGACCCCGACGCGGAGCCGGCGCTGGAACCGCTGTCGGAGGCGGCGAGGGCTGACCTCCCGTCGCAGGTGGTCAACGCGCTGGAGATGTTCAACGAGGAAACCCGGCCCGTCCTTGCAGCCGGTCCCGATGGGGCATAA
- a CDS encoding SCO family protein has protein sequence MSLPHNGYDRRTVLKAVGAAAVGTATAGCLSSADEAGTVLPPPENYDRRQDLDLPFPDYGEEIPEITVPAPLQDRDVTTTEFIGERHTMYTFVYTTCTTVCGALAATLQRVQIDSIESGYADEMAFLPMTFDPEVDTADVIREYEEGLGVAEDAGNWYFLRPEDSTEAEQVVDERFGVAFEGDGGHYQHTSLVLLVNKDGIVERAYNGDPPRSDIAISDATTVVEEW, from the coding sequence ATGTCACTTCCACATAACGGGTACGACAGACGAACCGTTCTGAAAGCTGTCGGTGCCGCCGCTGTCGGTACCGCGACGGCGGGCTGTCTCAGCAGCGCCGACGAGGCGGGGACGGTACTGCCGCCGCCGGAAAACTACGACCGGCGACAGGACCTCGACCTTCCGTTTCCGGACTACGGCGAGGAGATTCCAGAGATAACGGTTCCGGCACCGCTTCAGGACCGGGACGTGACCACGACGGAGTTTATCGGCGAACGACACACGATGTACACGTTCGTCTACACGACGTGTACGACGGTCTGTGGCGCGCTCGCGGCAACACTGCAGCGCGTACAGATCGACTCCATCGAGTCGGGCTATGCCGACGAGATGGCGTTTCTGCCGATGACGTTTGACCCCGAGGTCGACACCGCCGATGTTATCCGGGAGTACGAGGAGGGTCTCGGCGTCGCCGAAGACGCCGGGAACTGGTATTTCCTCCGCCCAGAGGACTCGACGGAGGCAGAGCAGGTCGTCGACGAGCGGTTCGGTGTCGCCTTCGAGGGCGACGGCGGCCATTACCAGCACACCTCGCTTGTCCTGCTCGTAAACAAGGACGGCATCGTCGAGCGGGCCTACAACGGCGACCCGCCGCGGTCCGACATCGCCATCAGCGACGCAACGACTGTCGTCGAGGAGTGGTAA
- a CDS encoding TlpA family protein disulfide reductase, protein MRRRDVLIGAGSLAVLGGGAAVAFDAVGSDSGTYVDPVDLETLDAPGSEAGTTTVPDPGRVTFVELFAKWCGICEDMMPALAEASAAVEGVQFVSVTNEALGTTTTREDVIEWWRDHDGAWPVAVDADLALTQRLDATGVPYAFVIDAENRVSWQHRGASDAEEIIAQIRAVQG, encoded by the coding sequence ATGCGTCGCCGCGACGTGCTAATCGGTGCGGGGAGTCTTGCGGTCCTCGGCGGCGGCGCGGCCGTCGCGTTCGACGCCGTGGGGTCCGACAGCGGCACGTACGTCGACCCGGTTGACCTGGAGACCCTAGATGCCCCCGGCAGCGAGGCTGGAACGACAACGGTCCCCGACCCCGGACGTGTCACGTTCGTTGAACTGTTCGCGAAGTGGTGTGGCATCTGCGAGGATATGATGCCGGCGCTTGCAGAGGCATCAGCCGCTGTCGAAGGAGTTCAGTTCGTCTCGGTGACCAACGAGGCTCTCGGCACCACGACCACCCGCGAGGATGTCATCGAGTGGTGGCGCGACCACGACGGCGCGTGGCCAGTCGCGGTCGATGCCGACCTGGCGCTGACCCAGCGGCTCGACGCCACCGGCGTCCCGTATGCGTTCGTCATCGACGCCGAAAACCGGGTTTCGTGGCAACACCGCGGTGCCTCCGACGCCGAGGAGATAATCGCACAGATTCGGGCTGTGCAGGGGTAA
- a CDS encoding cytochrome c biogenesis CcdA family protein has protein sequence MAVELYGTIAFAFGAGIVTFFAPCSYALLPGYVGYYVAATEDQSPPMAGVFARGIAAAGGVLATFAILSVAAVVASDHIEQALPAAEWFVGFLLVGFGLAIVTGRTGSLHVSLPQRRATVFGFGLFGAVYALAALACVLPMFLAVTVQSLTFSAVGTAVVLAAYAGGFGVLMVVATVAIAVGHDAVTTRLADRTNALTRLAGAILVVAGVGQLYIAAT, from the coding sequence ATGGCCGTCGAACTGTACGGCACCATCGCGTTCGCGTTTGGGGCCGGCATCGTGACCTTCTTTGCCCCCTGTTCGTATGCGCTGTTGCCCGGCTACGTGGGGTACTACGTCGCTGCAACGGAAGACCAATCGCCCCCGATGGCCGGTGTTTTTGCCCGTGGTATCGCGGCCGCCGGTGGCGTTCTCGCGACGTTTGCTATCCTTTCGGTTGCCGCGGTCGTCGCCAGCGACCACATCGAACAGGCCCTGCCGGCCGCCGAGTGGTTCGTCGGCTTCCTCCTTGTCGGGTTCGGCCTCGCCATCGTCACCGGTCGGACCGGCTCGCTGCACGTCTCGTTGCCGCAACGGCGGGCGACCGTTTTCGGCTTCGGGCTGTTCGGAGCGGTGTACGCGCTGGCCGCGCTGGCCTGCGTCCTGCCGATGTTTCTGGCCGTTACGGTCCAGTCGCTTACCTTCTCAGCTGTCGGCACGGCGGTCGTGCTCGCGGCGTATGCCGGGGGCTTTGGCGTCCTGATGGTCGTTGCGACGGTCGCCATCGCAGTCGGCCACGATGCGGTTACCACCCGGCTGGCGGACCGGACCAACGCACTGACGCGGCTGGCCGGTGCCATACTCGTCGTCGCCGGCGTCGGTCAACTCTATATCGCGGCGACCTGA
- a CDS encoding 2'-5' RNA ligase family protein, whose protein sequence is MPTRYVTGWISRPIVGPNRVLTLRDHLYGWLGAPDPYRRADEPHVSLFGIRLPEQQRDAFEKRLDSFGAAVGSWTGTVDGYRFYPSLKNPMVVSLDVPVPQARVASPVADLVGAFDGVVDSRPTPPHVTLLMGGVRGEELQWAQVDETVRRRLRAVTGEAVSDRTRHTGSSPPEPLVDPAFPVTVGPPEVEWT, encoded by the coding sequence ATGCCGACCCGCTATGTGACCGGCTGGATTTCCCGTCCGATAGTGGGTCCGAACCGCGTCCTCACGCTCAGAGACCACCTCTACGGCTGGCTTGGCGCCCCGGACCCCTACCGGCGAGCCGACGAGCCACACGTCAGCCTCTTTGGGATTCGACTCCCGGAGCAACAGCGAGACGCCTTCGAAAAGCGGCTCGACTCGTTTGGGGCCGCGGTCGGTTCGTGGACCGGCACCGTCGACGGCTACCGGTTTTATCCATCGCTCAAGAACCCGATGGTCGTCTCCCTTGACGTCCCGGTTCCGCAGGCGCGGGTCGCCTCACCGGTTGCCGACCTCGTCGGCGCGTTCGACGGCGTCGTTGACTCGCGGCCGACACCGCCGCATGTCACGCTTCTAATGGGTGGCGTCCGGGGCGAAGAACTCCAGTGGGCGCAGGTCGACGAGACGGTCAGACGGCGGCTACGGGCCGTCACCGGTGAAGCGGTGTCTGACCGGACCCGACATACCGGGAGTTCGCCCCCGGAGCCGCTAGTTGACCCGGCGTTTCCGGTGACGGTCGGCCCGCCGGAGGTAGAATGGACCTAA
- a CDS encoding HAH_0734 family protein yields MKQLIIHGDPGIRKGAVIEHDGTEYVCFSISRQGEWHGPEEVQLWCTVGTEDEREAFERREFIPMRLETVSVDADDVTVVKAKADPATA; encoded by the coding sequence ATGAAGCAGCTTATCATCCACGGGGACCCGGGAATCCGGAAAGGGGCCGTCATCGAACACGACGGCACGGAGTACGTCTGCTTCAGCATCTCGCGGCAAGGCGAGTGGCACGGCCCCGAGGAAGTCCAGCTGTGGTGTACCGTCGGCACCGAAGACGAACGAGAGGCCTTCGAGCGCCGTGAATTCATTCCGATGCGGCTCGAAACTGTGTCCGTCGACGCCGACGACGTGACCGTCGTGAAGGCGAAGGCGGACCCGGCGACCGCTTAG
- a CDS encoding 50S ribosomal protein L44e, with amino-acid sequence MEMPRRFNTYCPHCHSHFEHEVEKVRSGRSSGTKWDARRTRRGKAVIGNAGRFSKVPGGDKPTKKTDLKYRCSECGKAHLREGWRAGRLTFQE; translated from the coding sequence ATGGAAATGCCACGCCGGTTCAACACGTATTGCCCCCACTGCCACTCTCATTTCGAACACGAGGTCGAAAAGGTCCGCTCGGGCCGGTCCTCGGGGACGAAGTGGGACGCTCGCCGGACACGCCGCGGCAAGGCCGTCATCGGTAACGCCGGCCGCTTCTCCAAGGTGCCCGGTGGGGACAAGCCGACCAAGAAGACCGACCTGAAGTACCGTTGCAGCGAGTGCGGCAAGGCCCATCTCCGCGAGGGATGGCGTGCCGGGCGGCTCACCTTCCAGGAGTAA
- a CDS encoding 30S ribosomal protein S27e: protein MAGDFIRVHCDDCENEQVLFGKAANTVNCAVCGSTLATPTGGEADLHGDVVDVVESR, encoded by the coding sequence ATGGCAGGAGATTTCATTCGCGTCCACTGTGACGACTGCGAAAACGAGCAGGTTCTGTTCGGCAAGGCCGCAAACACTGTCAACTGCGCCGTCTGTGGCTCGACGCTGGCGACCCCGACCGGCGGCGAGGCCGACCTCCACGGCGATGTCGTCGACGTCGTCGAATCGCGATAG